GCAGCGCTTCCTTTTCCTTGTGACCGTGTTCATTTTCGACTTCCAGCTTGCGGCAAAGCGCACGGGCTTCATGGAGCTGGTCGATCAGGATTTTTCTGGTTCGGAAGAGATCGGCAAAGATAGCAACCTTGGCCTTCAGCACCGCCGGGTTCAAGGGTTTGACGATATAATCGACAGCACCCGAGCTATAGCCTTTGTAAACAAAGTCCATATCATCCGCGACTGCGGATACGAAAATGATGGGCGTATGCATATAATTTCGCGTTCCGCGAATGAGCTTGGCGCATTCAAAACCATCCATGCCAGGCATCATGACATCCAAAAGGACAACGGCAAATTCCTCGTTGTGCAAGC
This portion of the Oligoflexus sp. genome encodes:
- a CDS encoding response regulator, with amino-acid sequence MLLEQPKEKVPVLLVDDQQRNLDVLRAILGGLDYHLVEAASGAQALASLHNEEFAVVLLDVMMPGMDGFECAKLIRGTRNYMHTPIIFVSAVADDMDFVYKGYSSGAVDYIVKPLNPAVLKAKVAIFADLFRTRKILIDQLHEARALCRKLEVENEHGHKEKEAL